A stretch of Borrelia turcica IST7 DNA encodes these proteins:
- the mnmA gene encoding tRNA 2-thiouridine(34) synthase MnmA: MRIAVLLSGGVDSSVALYEMIKKGYKDIKCFYLKIWLEDELSYIGECPWREDITYVDAVCKKFNIPYEIINLQDEYYKRVVTYAIEELKIGNTPSPDIFCNTRIKFGAFFEKINKNYDLIITGHYAIIELKNNHYMLKQAKDKVKDQTYFLSHLSREQLSKLQFPLGNLLKTEIREIAEKIDLPNKNRKDSQGICFLGKIKYDEFIKYHLGELKGNIIEQETGKILGTHNGYWFFTIGQRKGIKLSNGPWFVTEKDIETNTIYISNSKNYLKQGKQKFLVHKINWINKPLSLENLSVKIRHGERKTQCTIKMLENNILQVSLQEEDHGISPGQFCIFYQEDECLGGAKILKTLV; encoded by the coding sequence ATGAGAATAGCAGTACTTTTATCTGGCGGAGTAGATAGCTCTGTAGCTCTTTATGAAATGATAAAAAAAGGATATAAGGATATAAAATGCTTTTATCTAAAAATTTGGCTTGAAGATGAACTTTCCTACATTGGAGAATGCCCTTGGAGAGAAGACATTACTTATGTAGACGCCGTATGCAAAAAATTTAATATACCATATGAAATTATCAATCTACAAGATGAGTATTACAAAAGAGTAGTAACTTATGCCATTGAAGAATTAAAAATTGGAAACACTCCAAGTCCAGATATATTTTGTAACACAAGAATCAAATTTGGTGCATTCTTTGAGAAAATCAATAAAAATTATGATTTAATTATTACGGGACATTATGCCATAATTGAGCTTAAAAACAATCATTACATGCTTAAACAAGCTAAAGACAAAGTCAAAGATCAAACTTATTTTTTATCTCATCTCTCTAGAGAACAACTATCAAAACTACAGTTCCCTCTAGGAAATCTACTTAAAACTGAAATAAGGGAAATAGCAGAAAAAATAGATTTACCTAATAAAAACAGAAAAGACAGCCAAGGAATCTGTTTTTTAGGCAAAATTAAATATGATGAATTTATCAAATATCATTTAGGAGAACTTAAAGGTAACATCATCGAACAAGAAACAGGTAAAATACTTGGAACGCATAATGGCTATTGGTTTTTTACAATTGGGCAAAGAAAAGGAATTAAACTTAGCAACGGTCCATGGTTTGTGACAGAAAAGGATATTGAAACTAATACCATTTATATATCGAACAGTAAAAATTACCTAAAACAAGGAAAACAAAAATTTCTAGTTCATAAAATAAACTGGATAAATAAACCATTAAGCCTTGAAAATTTAAGTGTCAAAATAAGACACGGTGAGAGGAAAACGCAATGCACAATAAAAATGCTAGAAAACAATATCTTGCAAGTTTCCTTGCAAGAAGAAGACCATGGAATTTCTCCAGGACAATTCTGTATATTTTATCAAGAAGACGAATGC
- a CDS encoding hydroxymethylglutaryl-CoA synthase has protein sequence MRVGISDIRFFLPLNYLDFSVLLENSLYKSDENFFRKFNRAIDSTLQKGFRFTRPNEDSVTMASAAVKFIFDNNDLNLERMRVFLGGTETGVDYSKSISSYVYGALKTAGICLKDNFLTYQVQHACAGTALSLHSAASMLSHLDKSEYGIVFSSDIAHYSNLTTAEITQGAGAVAILIEQNPKVLSINLSEFGVYTDDVDDFFRPFGSLEAKVKGRYSIECYNRANEEALLNFAYKKNMSVKDLFSKYRFVLHVPFAKMPIDSMHYILKKYYSEDESVCNAYLESIDFYDSIEASKEVGNLYTGSIFLSLMTYLKRVFSKKDISGEKILFCSYGSGNIMVIYELTVENDAHSVVKTWNVDKVLSIRHNANFDEYRDFFENKIVPGESYGFYLKEIRDDGYRVYGYRA, from the coding sequence ATGAGAGTAGGTATAAGTGATATTAGGTTTTTTTTGCCTTTAAATTATTTGGATTTTTCTGTTCTTTTAGAAAATTCTTTATATAAGTCTGATGAAAATTTTTTTAGGAAATTTAATAGAGCAATAGATTCAACCCTTCAGAAAGGATTTAGATTTACAAGACCTAATGAAGATAGCGTTACTATGGCTAGCGCTGCTGTTAAGTTTATTTTTGATAATAATGATCTTAATTTAGAAAGGATGAGAGTGTTTTTAGGTGGAACTGAAACTGGAGTCGATTATTCAAAGTCAATATCGTCTTATGTCTATGGAGCTCTTAAAACGGCTGGTATTTGTTTAAAAGACAATTTTTTGACCTATCAAGTTCAACATGCATGTGCAGGTACCGCACTTTCTTTGCATAGCGCTGCAAGTATGTTGAGTCACCTGGATAAGTCTGAATATGGAATAGTATTTTCTAGTGATATTGCGCATTACAGCAATCTTACTACAGCTGAAATTACTCAGGGAGCTGGAGCTGTGGCTATTCTTATTGAGCAGAATCCTAAGGTATTATCTATTAATTTATCTGAATTTGGGGTTTATACGGATGATGTCGATGATTTTTTTAGGCCATTTGGGAGTCTTGAGGCTAAGGTAAAGGGGCGCTACTCTATTGAATGCTACAATAGAGCAAATGAAGAGGCCTTGTTAAATTTTGCGTATAAGAAAAATATGAGTGTTAAAGATTTATTTTCTAAATATAGATTTGTTTTGCATGTACCTTTTGCAAAAATGCCTATAGATTCAATGCATTATATTTTAAAGAAATATTATAGTGAGGACGAGTCTGTGTGCAATGCTTATTTAGAGTCAATAGATTTTTATGATTCTATTGAGGCTTCTAAGGAAGTTGGAAATTTGTATACAGGTTCAATATTTTTATCTTTGATGACTTATTTAAAACGAGTATTTTCAAAGAAAGATATTAGTGGAGAAAAAATACTTTTTTGTTCTTATGGTTCTGGTAATATTATGGTTATTTATGAGCTTACAGTAGAGAATGATGCACATTCTGTTGTTAAAACTTGGAATGTCGATAAAGTTTTATCTATAAGACACAATGCAAATTTTGATGAATATAGGGATTTTTTTGAAAATAAGATAGTTCCAGGCGAATCTTATGGATTTTACTTGAAAGAAATCAGAGATGATGGATACCGAGTTTATGGGTATCGAGCCTAA
- the fni gene encoding type 2 isopentenyl-diphosphate Delta-isomerase: MGIEPNILENKRRHIEICLKKEDVSKSDNLLSFVNLKHDALSELDFDEIDTSESILGYKIDMPIFISSMTGGIREGNKFNKSLVNISNDLKIPLGLGSFKLLFKYPEYIKDFALRKYANNIPLFSNIGATQVREFGILKIIEMNKRLEVDAVIVHLNTGQELMNSKGERSFKGIKDSIARLCSSSSLPVIVKETGFGMLPETVVSLLNFGVSYVDLAGSGGTNWVLVEGIKEGNLDVASCFSNWGISSVLTLMSINDSLKDKVFASGGYENGMDIAKGIALGAKLVGIASAILKTFYAGGEDAVYKLLSDYKYVLKMSMLLSNSKDISEFRSNKYYLSYPLLLNLKQFKDFYET; encoded by the coding sequence ATGGGTATCGAGCCTAATATATTAGAAAATAAGAGACGACACATTGAGATTTGTTTAAAAAAGGAAGATGTTAGTAAGAGTGATAATCTTTTAAGTTTTGTTAATTTAAAACATGATGCACTCAGCGAACTTGATTTTGATGAGATAGATACTAGTGAGAGCATATTGGGTTACAAAATTGATATGCCTATTTTTATATCATCAATGACAGGAGGTATTAGAGAAGGGAATAAGTTTAATAAGTCTCTTGTTAATATTTCAAATGATTTAAAAATTCCACTGGGTTTGGGCTCTTTTAAACTCTTATTTAAATATCCTGAATATATTAAAGATTTTGCATTAAGGAAATATGCTAATAATATTCCTTTATTTTCAAATATTGGTGCTACTCAGGTAAGAGAATTTGGAATTTTAAAAATAATTGAGATGAATAAGAGGCTTGAGGTTGATGCTGTGATTGTACACTTGAATACAGGACAAGAATTAATGAATTCTAAGGGGGAGAGAAGTTTTAAAGGAATAAAGGATTCAATAGCTAGGCTTTGTTCTTCGTCAAGTTTGCCGGTAATTGTGAAGGAAACAGGTTTTGGAATGTTACCTGAGACAGTTGTTAGCTTGTTAAACTTTGGCGTATCTTATGTTGATCTTGCAGGTAGTGGTGGGACTAATTGGGTTTTGGTTGAAGGAATTAAGGAGGGAAATTTGGATGTTGCTTCTTGTTTCTCTAATTGGGGTATTTCTTCAGTTTTAACATTGATGAGTATTAATGATTCTCTTAAAGATAAAGTATTTGCATCAGGTGGATATGAGAATGGAATGGATATTGCAAAAGGAATTGCTCTTGGAGCTAAATTAGTAGGTATTGCATCCGCCATTCTTAAAACTTTTTATGCTGGTGGTGAGGATGCTGTGTATAAGCTTTTAAGTGATTATAAATATGTTTTAAAAATGTCTATGCTTTTAAGTAATAGTAAAGATATATCAGAATTTAGGTCAAATAAATATTATTTAAGTTATCCTTTGTTGTTAAATTTAAAACAATTTAAAGATTTTTATGAGACTTAG